In the Astatotilapia calliptera chromosome 5, fAstCal1.2, whole genome shotgun sequence genome, one interval contains:
- the uqcrc1 gene encoding cytochrome b-c1 complex subunit 1, mitochondrial — protein MAASVCRVGSTVGRALAKTHRPILLSLRRGQASVSYAQSLSGAPETRLTTLDNGLRVASEETGHATCTVGLWIGAGSRYESEKNNGAGFFLEHMAFKGTKKHPQTALEQQVESMGAHLSAYTSREHTAYYMKTLTKDLPKAVELLSEVVQSCSLNEAEIEQQRSVVLRELEEVESNLQEVCLDLLHATAFQGTALGHSVLGPSSSARNLTRQDLVDYINSHYKAPRMVLAAAGGVSHDELVGLAKSHFSGVSFEYEGDAVPVLSPCRFTGSEVRMRDDAFPLAHIAIAVEGASAASPDIVPLMVANAIIGSYDLTYGGGKHLSSRLARLAVEDNLCHSFQAFHSSYSDTGLLGIYFVADKNNIDDMMHWSQNAWMNLCTTVTESDVARGRNALKASLVGQLNGTTPICDDIGRHILNYGRRIPIAEWDARIDAVTPKMVRDICCKYIYDKCPAVAAVGPIEQLPDYNRMRSAMYWLRF, from the exons CCCATCCTGCTGTCCTTGAGGCGTGGACAGGCCTCAGTAAGCTATGCCCAGAGTCTGTCAGGAGCCCCTGAAACCCGTCTTACTACACTGGACAATGGTTTGAGGGTTGCGTCTGAGGAGACTGGACATGCTACATGCACT GTTGGACTGTGGATCGGTGCAGGCAGTCGCTACGAGAGTGAGAAGAATAATGGAGCAGGCTTTTTCCTGGAGCACATGGCTTTCAAG GGAACCAAGAAGCACCCACAAACAGCCCTTGAGCAGCAGGTGGAGTCTATGGGTGCTCACTTGAGCGCCTACACCTCCCGGGAGCACACTGCATACTATATGAAGACCCTGACCAAAGACCTGCCTAAAG CTGTTGAGCTGCTGTCAGAAGTCGTGCAGAGCTGCTCCCTTAACGAGGCTGAAATCGAGCAGCAGCGGAGCGTGGTCCTGCGTGAGTTGGAGGAAGTTGAGAGCAACCTGCAGGAAGTTTGCCTGGACCTGCTGCATGCCACAGCCTTCCAGGGGACTgctctgggacacagtgtgctGGGCCCCTCCAGCAGTGCCAG GAATCTGACCCGCCAGGATTTAGTGGATTACATCAACAGCCACTATAAAGCTCCTCGCATGGTGCTCGCTGCTGCTGGAG GTGTGAGCCACGACGAGCTGGTTGGTTTGGCCAAGTCTCACTTCAGTGGAGTGTCTTTTGAGTACGAGGGAGATGCTGTCCCTGTGTTATCACCCTGCCGGTTTACTGGCAGTGAG gtCCGTATGCGTGACGATGCTTTTCCCTTGGCACACATTGCCATCGCCGTGGAGGGTGCTAGTGCTGCTAGTCCAGACATCGTGCCTCTTATGGTGGCCAACGCCATCATCGGCAGCTATGACCTTACCTACGGTGGTGGAAAG cACCTGAGCAGCCGCCTGGCTCGCCTGGCGGTGGAGGATAACCTCTGTCACAGCTTCCAGGCCTTCCACTCCTCTTACAGCGACACTGGCCTGCTGGGCATTTACTTTGTGGCCGATAAGAACAACATCGACGACATGATGCACTGGTCCCAGAATGCCTG GATGAATCTGTGCACCACAGTGACAGAGAGTGATGTCGCCAGAGGCAGGAATGCTCTGAAGGCTAGCCTGGTTGGACAGCTCAATG GAACAACACCAATCTGTGATGACATTGGCAGACACATTTTGAACTACGGCCGGCGTATTCCTATAGCAGAGTGGGATGCTCGGATTGAT GCTGTGACCCCCAAGATGGTGCGTGACATCTGCTGCAAATACATTTACGATAAGTGtcctgctgtggctgctgtcg GCCCCATTGAGCAGTTACCGGACTACAACAGAATGCGCAGTGCCATGTACTGGCTGAGGTTCTAA
- the LOC113022862 gene encoding urocortin-3-like: MELILCLQTVLTMRSVRACFCLALLLPLCVQSRRSSLAVAKLDEDTERDMLAVDILNRNGALSSLLRSQHHLVLRRAPRPASQVPKRAQQASRFALSLDVPTSILSVLIDLAKNQDMRTKAAANAELMARIGKRK; encoded by the coding sequence ATGGAGCTGATTCTCTGCTTGCAGACAGTCCTGACCATGAGAAGTGTGCGTGCGTGCTTCTGTTTGGCTCTGCTGCTTCCTTTGTGTGTTCAGAGCCGGAGGAGCAGTCTGGCTGTTGCCAAACTCGATGAAGACACAGAGAGGGACATGCTGGCTGTCGACATCTTAAACCGCAACGGTGCGTTGAGCTCACTGCTCCGATCACAGCATCATCTCGTGCTCAGGCGAGCCCCGCGCCCTGCCTCCCAGGTGCCAAAGAGAGCCCAGCAGGCGTCCCGTTTTGCTCTGTCCCTTGATGTTCCCACCAGCATCCTCAGTGTACTCATAGACCTGGCCAAGAATCAGGACATGAGGACCAAGGCAGCAGCCAATGCAGAGCTGATGGCACGAATAGGCAAGAGGAAATGA
- the cidec gene encoding cell death activator CIDE-3, translated as MDYAMRSLSLFTPSNLSKCVTASVSASASMTQQLLSGRVPRPKPFRVTNADRSVKKGIMADTLEDLTNKASDSLGILCVSALVLDEDGTGVDTEEFFQTLPENAVLMALQKGQKWSPHPYNLSRDCLIDCRQQQQRRDVAKLTFDLYKNNPKDFIGCLNVKATLYGVYTVSYDLRCYAAKKMLKEALRWTIFSMQATGHILLGSSCYIEQLLEEEARVEKSLALPQESRIRQLQNMLLGKISYL; from the exons ATGGATTATGCGATGAGGTCACTCAGCCTTTTCACGCCATCTAACCTCTCCAA GTGTGTAACAGCGAGCGTGTCAGCTAGTGCCTCCATGACCCAGCAGCTCCTGTCGGGTCGAGTTCCTCGACCGAAGCCTTTCAGGGTCACGAATGCTGACCGCAGTGTGAAAAAGGGTATAATGGCAGACACGCTAGAAGACCTGACAAATAAG GCCAGTGACTCGTTGGGTATACTGTGCGTCAGTGCGTTGGTGTTGGATGAAGATGGCACTGGTGTGGACACAGAGGAATTCTTTCAAACGCTCCCAGAAAATGCTGTTCTGATGGCTCTGCAGAAGGGACAGAAGTGGAGCCCACATCCT TACAACCTCTCCAGAGATTGCCTTATTGACTGCAGGCAGCAACAGCAGCGGAGAGATGTGGCcaagctgacctttgacctctacaAGAACAACCCCAAAGATTTCATTGGCTGCCTGAATGTGAAGGCAACGCTGTATGGTGTTTATACTGTGTCCTATGACCTGCGCTGTTACGCTGCCAAAAAGATGCTAAA GGAGGCTCTGCGATGGACCATCTTCTCCATGCAGGCCACAGGCCACATCCTGCTGGGCTCCTCCTGCTACATCGAGCAGCTGCTGGAAGAGGAGGCGCGAGTGGAGAAGAGCCTGGCGCTGCCACAGGAAAGCAGGATCAGACAGCTGCAGAACATGCTGCTGGGAAAGATTTCTTACTTATGA
- the LOC113022841 gene encoding probable G-protein coupled receptor 22, with translation METGSYTSGPATTDGVRTAAGLEGLGVLQERGGGGSFSTPASWYPPYSLGFQVSLTAFLMLELVLGFSSNLTVLVLYCSQSNLVDSVSNMVTVNLHVLDVAVCVLCVPLTLVVVLLPPGPNLALVCCFHEACVTFASIATAINILVISLDRYDISVRPANRLLTTHRAALLLIAVWITSVAVFFIPFLELQWSTEEEAGETEKSLPLSSYDISSTVAPAWRNRTVLCVGGQGFHTGPGRYYHLILQVPIFFTTVAVMLFTYSRILRALNIRIGSHMKKGQRFRGPSCRGRHKRQKKEKPGLTTDGGELGGEQCTTDNTKQLSHPPLIPSPTPTATSPHAVSSSAPLVSSDMGAATPMPATVGVQASVSAIIALRRAVRRHRDRRERQRRVFKMSLIIISTFLGCWAPLSVTNVLILGIGPSDVLVSLRLWFLALAYGTTVSHPLLYAFTRQKLRRALRAKVKKRVVSLLQVDPSPGGTVIHNSWVDNRKTSRQVRLEASEGTERCLGEAL, from the coding sequence ATGGAGACCGGCAGCTACACGTCAGGCCCGGCCACTACTGATGGGGTTCGGACAGCCGCTGGGCTGGAGGGACTCGGAGTCCTTCAGGAGCGAGGAGGAGGCGGCTCTTTCAGCACCCCTGCGTCCTGGTACCCTCCGTACTCGCTGGGCTTCCAGGTGTCACTCACCGCCTTCCTCATGCTGGAGCTGGTGTTGGGATTCAGCAGCAACCTGACTGTGCTGGTGCTCTATTGCTCCCAATCCAATTTAGTGGACTCTGTGAGCAACATGGTGACCGTCAACCTCCACGTGCTGGATGTGGCGGTGTGCGTGCTGTGTGTGCCCCTCACTCTGGTTGTTGTTCTTCTGCCTCCGGGACCCAACCTGGCCTTGGTGTGCTGCTTCCACGAGGCCTGTGTCACCTTTGCCAGCATCGCCACAGCCATCAACATCCTGGTTATCAGCTTGGACCGATACGACATCTCGGTACGACCGGCCAACAGGCTGCTGACGACACACAGGGCGGCGTTGCTGCTGATCGCCGTCTGGATCACCTCGGTCGCTGTGTTTTTTATCCCATTCTTGGAGTTGCAGTGGTCCACTGAAGAAGAAGCAGGGGAGACGGAGAAATCCTTGCCTTTGTCCTCGTATGACATTAGTTCCACTGTGGCGCCAGCATGGCGTAACCGGACCGTCCTATGTGTTGGTGGTCAGGGTTTTCACACCGGCCCCGGTAGGTATTACCATCTTATCCTCCAAGTGCCCATCTTCTTCACCACGGTGGCAGTCATGTTGTTTACCTACTCCAGAATATTGAGGGCTTTAAACATCCGCATTGGTTCCCACATGAAAAAGGGCCAGCGGTTCAGGggcccctcctgcagagggcgCCACAAGAGGCAAAAAAAGGAGAAGCCGGGGCTAACGACTGATGGTGGGGAGTTAGGAGGAGAACAATGCACGACAGATAATACCAAACAGCTCAGCCACCCTCCCCTCATCCCATCCCCAACCCCGACAGCTACCTCTCCCCATGCCGTGTCATCCTCTGCTCCGCTCGTCAGCTCTGACATGGGCGCTGCCACCCCCATGCCAGCCACAGTGGGCGTTCAGGCTTCCGTGTCGGCCATCATCGCCCTGCGGCGGGCAGTGAGACGACATCGAGATCGCCGAGAGCGTCAGAGACGTGTCTTTAAGATGTCCCTCATCATCATTTCGACCTTTCTGGGCTGCTGGGCTCCCCTCTCAGTGACCAACGTCCTAATCCTGGGCATCGGCCCCAGCGACGTCCTCGTCAGCCTACGCCTCTGGTTCCTCGCTCTGGCTTACGGAACCACCGTCTCCCACCCGCTGCTGTACGCTTTCACCCGACAGAAACTGCGCCGTGCCCTTCGCGCCAAGGTTAAAAAGAGGGTGGTGTCCCTGCTCCAGGTAGACCCTTCACCAGGTGGGACTGTCATACACAACTCCTGGGTGGACAACCGAAAGACCAGCAGGCAGGTGCGTCTAGAAGCGAGCGAAGGTACCGAACGCTGCCTGGGAGAAGCCCTGTGA